The proteins below come from a single Stomoxys calcitrans chromosome 1, idStoCalc2.1, whole genome shotgun sequence genomic window:
- the LOC106094470 gene encoding uncharacterized protein LOC106094470, producing MKLILGLLTIISISLRFSPALSLLSKSNDLQYLDQFGKFKTLLVDVQPIIKKVIEDIPADYTYDKYHQDLQNILKKINEKSGNVCSEKHFNDLAELVKLTKEYSKKGAPAEAKKVLRLFVKHGHRDYLKKQWFRLKKIDLAKLRENIQQMDKSDKKFKALTEMC from the exons atgAAATTAATATTGGGTCTTTTGACCATCATTTCGATAAGCTTAAGA TTCTCCCCAGCCTTAAGTTTGCTATCGAAATCCAATGACTTGCAATATCTTGATCAATTTGGCAAATTCAAAACTCTATTGGTCGATGTTCAACCCATTATTAAGAAAGTCATTGAGGACATACCTGCCGATTATACATATGACAAATATCATCAggatttgcaaaatattttaaagaaaatcaatGAGAAATCTGGCAATGTTTGTTCTGAGAAACACTTcaatgatttggctgaattggTTAAGCTGACTAAAGAATATTCAAAGAAAGGTGCTCCAGCTGAAGCGAAAAAAGTTTTAAGATTATTTGTGAAACACGGTCATCGGGATTATCTTAAAAAACAATGGTTTCGcttgaaaaaaattgatttggCTAAATTAAGGGAAAACATTCAACAGATggataaatcggataaaaaattcaaaGCGTTGACTGAAATGTGTTAA